Within the Kribbella aluminosa genome, the region GACGACATCTCCCACGACGGCGACAAGGCCGAGCTCGGGCGGCTCGCGGCGTACGTCCGGGACCGCCGGATCCCGCTGGAGATGTGCCCGAGCTCGAACCTGCAGACCGGCGCGGGCCGCGTCGATCGCCGAGCATCCGATCGGCCTGCTCACCGAGCTCCGCTTCCGGGTCACGGTGAACACCGACAACCGATTGATGAGCGGCACGTCGATGAGCCGCGAGCTCGCCCTGCTCGCGGAGGCGTTCGGCTACGACCTCGCCGATCTGCGCTGGTTCGCGATCAACGCGATGAAGTCGGCCTTCCTCCCGTTCGACGAAAGACTTGCGATCATCAACAACACCATCAAACCCTGGTACGACTCACACTGACCCAAGGGAACGAGAAAAGTAAGAAAAGCGGCTGTGCGGGGGTCTGGTACGACTCACACTGAGCGTTGGTATGTGCGGAAGGCTCGGGTCGACAGCCAGGCCACGATCAGGGTGAAGGCGAGCAGATAGCCGCAGTGCCGCCACACCGACGACCAGTCCGGTGACGCGGCCAGCGCCTGGCGGGCCGCGATCGTGGCCCAGTCGACCGGGTTGAACCGGGCCGCGACGTTCACCCAGTGCGGAGCGACGTGCGGGTCGATCATGATCGACGACATGAAGGTCAGCGGCAGCGAGACGAACTGCGAGATCCCGATCAGCGCCTCCTGCTGCCGGGTGAGCAGCGCGACCGCGTTCGACAGCGAGCCGAACCCGAGACCGACCAGCACCGACGCGACGATCGTGATCAGGTAGCCCCCGATCCCGCCGTCGTACCGCGCGCCCGCGGCGAACCCGATCGCGAACACCAGGATCGTCTGGATCAACGTGGTCGACGCGCTGCTGAGCAACTGTCCGGCCATCAGCCCGCCGCGGCTGATCGGTGACGCGAGCATCCGGTCCATCACGCCGCGCTCCATGTCCTGCACGAACGACGTACCGCTCCAGCCGCTCGTCATCAGCGACGTCATCATCACGATCCCGGGCGTCAGGAACGCGATGTACGTCGAGTTCCCGAACCCGGGGAGGTGGACGACGCCCTGGAACAGCTGCCCGAACAGCAGCAACCAGATCGCCGGCTGGACCAGCGTGAACGCGATCAACGCCGGCTGCCGGTACGACGCCCGCGTCCAGCGGCCGAGGATCAGACCCGTGTGCGCGATCATCCCGCCGCCTCCGCAACCTTGAACGACCGGCCGGTGTGCTGCAGGTACACGTCGTCCAGCGACGGCCTCGACACGGTGACCGCGACCACCGGAATCTCCTTGTCCTCAAGGAGTCCCAGGACAGCCGGTACGGCGGTCGCGCCGCGGTCGACCCGGGCGCGCAGAGTGTTGCCCTCGACAACGATCTCGCCGACGCCGGGCAACTGCCTGAGTAGCAGGCGGATCGTGCCGTCGGTATCGGGATCGACCAGCTCGACCTGCACGGAATCACCGCGCAACGAGGCCTTCAGCGACTCCGGGGTGCCCTCGGCAACGATCTTGCCGTGGTCGACGATCGCCAGCTGACCGGCCAGCCGATCGGCCTCCTCCAGGTAGTGCGTGGTGAGCAGTACGGTCAGCCCTTCCTGCCCGGACAACCGCAGTACTTCGTTCCACAGATCGGCGCGGGCCTCCGGGTCGAGACCCGTGGTCGGCTCGTCGAGGAACAGCACGCGAGGCCGATGGACCAGCCCGAGTGCGACGTCCAGCTTCCGCTGCATACCGCCGGAGTACGTCTTCACCGGGCGACCGGCATGCTCCGCCAGGCCGAAGCCGGCCAGCAGCTCGCGGGCACGCTGAACAGCCTCAGCACGGGGCAGGCCGAAGATGCGCCCGCTCAGCACGAGGTTCTCGAGCCCGGTCGCCATCGGGTCCGAGCTGGACTTCTGCGGTACGTACCCGATCGCGTGCCGGACCTTGTCCTGGTCACAGTTCACGTCGTACCCAGCGACATGAGCGGTGCCCGAGTCGGCCCGGGACAGCGTCGTGAGGATCTTCACGGTGGTGGACTTGCCGGCGCCGTTCGGCCCGAGCAGCCCGAGGACGACGCCCTCGGGAACGCTCACGGTGAGGCCGTCGAGCGCGCGCAGCGGTGGATTCTTCCGGCCGGCCGGGTACGTCTTGACCAGGTCGACCGCTTCGACGGCATGCGTAACCATCAGGTAACTCCCTACCTACAGCGCTTCCGGTGGCATCGCCTGCATCCAGGCGAACTTCTCACCGAAGTACTTCACCGGATCCTTCAACTGGTCGCTCGGGGCGATGCCCTCCTCCAGGTAGCGTTTCCACGCCATCCGCCAGTACGTCGACCCGCCGAGCGTGTCGGTACGGATCTCCTCGGCGAGCTGGTGGACGTACGCCGACTCCGCGCGCAGCAGCGCCAGCCGGAACTCCGACTCGACCCAGAAGATCCGCGGGAAGTCGACGGCCGCCATCTGCTCGTGTTCCGTGGTCGCCTTGGCGATCTCCGCGTCGACGACCACCAGCCGCTGCTCCAGCAGCTCGACGGCCCGGTCCGGTTGCAGACCCGGCAGGTACGCGAGGCCTGCCTCCAGCGGGTGGAACTCGCGGGACGGCGTACCGACCAGCTCGCCCAGCCAGTCCTCGAACTCGGCCCGGCCGGCGTCGGTGATCCGGTACACCGTCCGCTCCGGCCGGTTGCCTTCGCGGACCGTCTCCAGCGCCTCGATGAAGCCGTGCTTCTCCAGGTTGGACACGACCGAGTAGAGCGAGCCGTAGTTCATCTTGATGCTCTGGTCCTTACCGCGGGCCCGGAGCGTCGTGGAGATCTCGTACGGGTGCATCGGCCGCTCGCTGAGACTGCCGAGCACGGCGAACGCCAGCGGATTGCCGACCTTGCGTCTGGCCATGACACCTCCTCGATCTCGATTACTCGAAATCGAGTATTAGCTCGCGAGTATCCGATGTCAAGTATTCAGCCAGGCGAACGCGCGGGCTCCCAGCCCGCGCACCGGGAGCGCGGCGAGGGCGCGGTACATCGGCTCCTCGACGTACTTCGTGAGCAGCCAGGCGAGACCGATGACGCCGACCACCGCGCCGGCGATCTGGGTCATCCGGCCGGCACCGAGCTCCATCAGCCGGTACGCGATCAGGTAGCCGACCACCTGGTTGAGCAGGTACAGGGCGAACGAGATCCGGGCCAGGAACTGGATCGGCCGCCGGAACCGCGCGAACACCGTCCAGTCCGGGCCGCGGGCGGCCAGCGCGACGAGCAGCAGCAGTACGCCGATGCCGAGCGAGGACGGCAGGTCCGACGTGTGTGCGTGCTGCGCGAAGACCGTCGCCACGATCAGCGCGCTGAGCTGCACGACGCCGATCCGGCGCTGCGACCAGAGCCAGATCGCGATGCCGATCGCGAACAGCTGCAGGCGGTGGATGCCGAGCCCGTTCCACACCTGGATCACCCAGAGCGGGCTGCGGTCGATACGCCCGTTCCACTGCAGGGCCACCGGCGCGAGGATCATGATCCAGAGCATCGTGGTGATCCGCGGCCCGATGCCACGCGGCCAGAGCAGGGCGGCGGTGGCGAACGCCATCAGCTGCAGCGGCAGCGTCCAGTACGAGCCGTCGATGAGCTGCACGGTCGGGTCGAACGAGGCGGCCAGTGTCAGGTTTCCCCACAGGTCGTGCCGGGTCGGCAGGTTCCAGCTCGGCGGCCCGAAGAACAGCAGCAGCGTGTACGTGAACAGCACGGCGGCGAGGTACGGCGGGAGCACCCGGCAGGCGCGGCGCCACAACCAGTGCGGCGTGGAGCCCTTCCGGATCGTCACGCAGACGAAGTACGCGCTGATCACCAGGAGGATGCTGGCACCGACCTGGAACGGGTACCGCCCGAGCGGCGTACCGAGCTCAGGGTGCAGGAACGGACCCATGTACGTCGTGTGGGTAAACATCACGGCGAGCACCGACAGGACGCGCACCACGTCCCAGCTCAGCCTGCGTGTGGTCCTTCCCGAAGGGCGGTCGGGCGTCGTCACACTCACTCCATTTACGCATCGCTCGCCGATCTCTTCGGCCGTTACCCCCCTGTGACCCTAGGCAGAGACGGGGGTGCCGATGCAAATCGACCCGGTGATGCCTTCCTCACATCAGCCGGCGGTTTGAAACGTCCGCCGGTAGTCCTGCGGCGGTACGCCGACCACGCGGCGGAAGTGGTGGCGGAGCAGGGCCGCCGTACCGAAGCCGGACTCGGTGGCGATCTGTTCGATGCCCATCCGGGTTTGTTCGAGGAGGGTGCGGGCGCGGAGGACGCGTTGCGTGGTCACCCATTTGAGGGGGGTCGTGCCGGTCTCGGCGACGAAGCGGCGGGCGAAGGTGCGTTCGGACATCTGGGCGCGGCGGGCCAGCGCCGGCACGGTGTGCTCGGTGGTGAGGTTGCCGATCATCCAGTTCAGGACCGGCTGCAGGCTCTCGGCGGAGCACTCCGGCACGGGCACCTCGACGTACTGCCGCTGGCCGCCGTCGCGCTGCGGCGGGACCACCATCCGGCGGGCGATCCGAGTCGCGACCGCGCTGCCGAGTTCGCGCCGTACCAGGTGCAGGCAGGCGTCTATGCCGGCCGCCGTACCGGCGCTGGTGATGATGTTGCCGTCGTCGACGAACAGCACGTCCGGGTCGATCTTCGCGGTCGGGAACTGCGCCATGAATTTGTCGATGTACCGCCAGTGGGTGGTGCAGGCCCGCCCGTCGAGCAGCCCGGCGGTACCGAGGACGAAGGCGCCGGAGCAGACCGTGAGCAGGATCGCGCCACGCGCCTCCGCCCGGCGCAGCGCGTCCAGGATCCGCTCGTCGTACTCGTGCCGCCAGGTGGTCGCCGGGATGCCGATCAGGTCGGCGTCCTCGAGCTCCTCCAGGCCGTACGGCGCGATCACCTGGGAGTGGCTGCTGGTCTCCATCGGCACGCCCGGCGTGGTCGAGCAGACCTTGAAGTCGAACGCCGGTACGCCGTCGTCGGTGCGGTCCAGTCCGAAGACCTCGGCGAGCACTCCGAACTCGAACAGGGCGACGTCCTCCATCAGCACGACCGCGATCTTCTGCAGCATGGCAGAATCTTATCGGACTATGTCAATAGTGCCACTGGTGGCAGGATCTGGAACATAGAATCATTACTGCCATGACCGGATACGTAGTTCTCGTACTTCTCGTCCTGGCCGTGATCGCGGCTCTGGAGGTCAGCAACAGGCGCAACTCGACCGGTCCGGCTGCCGGACCGCGGGGCACCTGGGCCGCTGACGACCGCGACCTGGCCCGAACCAAGCTCGACCTGCTCGCGCTCGGCGCGACGGCCAAGCCCTTCACCAGCAAGCCCGCCTCCACCACCGGAACGGTGCACACCATCCGCACCGCCCGCATCACCCACGGCCGTCACGCGGCCTGAATACGCCAACTCGGGGCGTCGTCGTACGACCTGGTCTACACCGGGATTGGTGCGATCTGCTGGCTGCCGGACATCCGGCGGGGCTGACCTTCGAACCACTCACCGAGCACGACAGCGCACCGTGGAACGCGCTCCCCGGTCTGATGACCGAGGATGCGACCGGTGAGTGGCGCCTGACGGAGAATCCGCGCCGCCTGGCGGCCACCTACACGCTGCAGGCGCACAAACCTACTGAGCCCGGCGCTGCTGTACCTTCTGGAACGCCTGCTTGATCTTCGCCTGGTTCTCCGGCTTGCTCAGTTCGCGCTGTGCGACCTGAACCAGCTTGGCGACCACGGCGCCCTTCACCAATGTCTTCACGAACCCCATCAGGGCCTCCCTCTGTTGCCCCCGACGCTACCGGCCGTGACAACCCTCCTCCATGGGTGATCCACCGGAACTGTCCCTGGCGTCGGGCACACTAGGGGTATGCCTGAGTTGCCGGAGGTCGAGTCGCTGGCGGTGTTCCTGCGGGAGCGAGCGGTGGGGCATGCGTTCGTGCGGGCGGACATCACCGCGATCAGCGCGCTGAAGACGTACGACCCGCCGATCTCGGCGATGGTCGGGCTGCTGATCGACGACGTGCGGCGGCACGGGAAGTTCCTGGACATCTCGGCGCAGGGCGTGCACCTGGTGATCCACCTGGCGCGGGCCGGCTGGCTGCGGTGGAAGGAAGAGCAGAACACCGGGCTCGTGCGGCCGGGGAAGGGGCCGATCGCGCTCCGGACCGTGCTGGACGACGGCGCCGGGTTCGACCTGACCGAGGCCGGCACCCAGAAGAAGCTAGCGGTGTACGTCGTTCGCGACGTCGACGAGGTCCCCGGCGTCGCGCGCCTCGGGCCGGACCCGTTCACGCTGTCGCTGGAGGACTTCGGCGAGATCCTCAAACGCGAGGGCCGCGTCCAGCTCAAGGGCGTCCTGCGGAGCCAGTCGGTGATCGCCGGCATCGGCAACGCGTACTCCGACGAGATCCTGCACGTCGCGAAGATGAGCCCCTTCAAACCGGCTTCGAACCTCTCCGCCGACGAGCTCCAGACCCTGTACGACGCGATGCGCGAGACCCTCCAGGACGCCGTCGACCGGTCCGCCGGGCTCGCCGTCCAGGACCTGAAGTCGGAGAAGAAGTCCGGCCTCCGGGTGCACGGCCGGAAGGGCCAGAAGTGTCCGGTCTGCGGCGACATCGTCCGCGAGGTGAGCTTCGCCGACTCCTCCCTGCAGTACTGCGCGACCTGTCAGACCGGCGGCAAACCGCTGGCCGACCGGAGGCTGTCGAAGCTGCTCAAGTAGGTTCCCGCGCATGCGGAAGATCTACGTGGCAGCACACGTCTACATGATTCTCGGGCTGATCAGCGGGCTGTACTACCGCGAGCTCACCAAGGCGAAGGACTTCACCGGCGACTCCCAACTGGGTGTGGTGCACACCCACATCCTGGCGCTCGGCATGCTGTTCTTCCTGATCGTGCTCGCGCTGGAGAAGCTGTTCACGCTGACGAACGGCAAACTCTTCACCGCGTTCTTCTGGGTCTACAACGCGGGCCTCGCGCTCACCGTCGGCATGATGCTGCTGCGCGGCACGCTGACCGTGCTCGGGCACCAGACCGGCGCCGCCCTGGACGGCATCTCCGGTCTGGGCCACGTCACGATCACCCTCGGCCTGATCTTCTTCTTCATCAACCTCGGCAAGTGCCTGCCGGCCAAGGAGCCTGCGAAGGAGAAGGTCGAGGCCTAGGTCGTCCCCTCCGACCGCGTCGATCAGGTTCGCGCCGTTGCGCTGCAAGCGGTCACAGGCGGATGACGTACGGCGAAGACGCCGACCGGCGACCTGCGTCCAGCCGGGCGCGCAGTTCGTGCTCGCCGGCCCCGGTGACCCGGGTGGCCCAGCCGATCGACCGTCCCGGCTCGAGGCCGTCGAACCTCCACCCCTGCTCGGAAGCTGACCAGTCCGGCGGCAGCGGGAGGTCGACCTCGCCGCGGGCCGGCGTACGGCCGAAGTTCGTCACCACCACGGTCAGCTCGCCGCGGCCCGGGTGGATCGACGCCAGCACCGTACCGACCGGAGCGACCAGGACGCGGCGTACGCCGGTCGGCACCGCCAGCGGTACCACGCGGCGCTCCGGCATCGGGAACGGGCCGATCGTGGTCCGGGTGAGCTCGTGACCGGTGACGGCGTACCGGCGGCCGGCGAACCGGATCTGGTGCAGGCTGTCCGGCTCGGCCATGCCGACGAACCGGACCGCGACATCGGCCGTGCGCCGGGCCACCAGGTGTGCGGTCGTACCGGCCGGGGTCAGGTCCCAGACGCCGTCGGCGTTCGCGGTGACGGTGTCCTCCGGGACGATCCGCAGCTTCCCGGCCAGCGCGACCCGGACGACCGGCGGCTCACCGGCCTCGGGCAGCCGGACGACCAGATCGTCACCGTCGCGGCGCCAGGTCAGCGCTCTGCCGGTGTGGTCCTCGACGACGTGCCGTGGCATGGTCACCAGCCCCGGCAGCCGTACTTCGTGATCCGCGGGCCGGCACGCGATCCGGAGCAGCAAGAGCTCACGGCTTCGCACGATCGCCTCACCCCACGGTTGCGGTGCGAACTCGCCCGGGATCCCCTGAATCAGCGCCACCGCGACCTCCTCCGAGCCACGGTCCTAGATCCGCCCGCCGGGGTCAACGTTTTATCCCGTCCGCGCGGCAACCGCCTTCCGAAACCGGTTGTGCGTTTCGGCCGACCGCTGGTCTGACATGCTGGGTGCATGTTCCGGAACCAGGAGATTCCTTCGGTCGTGGTGAGCGAGCTCGACGACGCGCTGCTGGCGGAGGCGTTCGTACTCGACGTCCGCGAGCCGGACGAGTGGGACCGCGGCCACATCGAGGGCGCCACCCACATCCCGCTCGGTGAGCTCCAGGAGCGGGTCGGCGAGGTCCCGCTGGACCAGAAGGTGCTCTGCGTCTGCGCGGTCGGCGGCCGCTCCGGCATGGCCACCCAGTTCCTGAACCAGGTCGGCCGGGAGGCGATCAACCTCGACGGCGGCATGCACGCCTGGGAGATCGCCGGCCGCCCGGTCAGCACGAACTAACAGATAGAGAAGAAAACCTTCCACACGGTGACTGCAGGCGTTACTTTGTCACCGGTCGGTTGATCGGCGTACACCTGCGGCTCATGAGGCGGTAGCGCGCGCGGCGTCGGATGACCGCGTCCGTCCACCGTGGGGAGGCTCCTGTGTCGCTCATCCGTCCCTTGACCACAGCGATCGGCGTTGGTGGCCTGTTGGCCGGCGTGCTGGTCAGTCCCGCCGTCGCCCGGCCCGGTGCCGCGGCGATCCCGGACGCCGCGATCGCCGAGAACGGCGTACTGACGTCGCGGTCCGACAGCCCGGTCGCGCCCGGGGTGAACTACACGTCGTTCGAACGGCTCGACCCGAAGGGCTGGCAGCGCGGCGACATCCTCGACACCGACCTGAGCAAGCACGGCGTGACCGTCGACCTGGTGAACACCGGGAAGGTCTCCGGCGGGCAGCCACTCAGCCGGCAGTTGGCGAGCAAGGGCGCGATCGCAGGCGTGAACGGCGACTTCTTCGACATCAACGACACGAACGCGCCGCTCGGCGTCGGGGTCGAGTCCGGCAAGCTGGTGAACGCGCCGGCCGCCGGGCACAACGACACCGCGGTGATCGGCAAGGACGGGCTCGGCAGGATCGCCCAGCTGTTCCTGCAGGGCACCGCGACCGACGGGCCGACCAAGCTCGAGCTGACCAACCTGAACTCGCCGGCGGTGAACGCCGGCGGGATCGGCCTTTACACCCCGGAGTGGGGCGATGCCGCCCGAACCCGGACCGTGGACGGCCTGCCGACCGTCCGCGAGGTGATCCTTCGCGACGGTGTGGTCGTCTCGTCCGCCACCACTCCGGCCACCACCCCGCTGGCGGCGAACGAGCAGGCGCTGATCGGTCGCGAGGCCGGTGCGGAGGCGCTGACCGCACTGCAGGTCGGTGACAAGGTCGACGTCGCGTACGGCCTGCGCCCGGACGCCGCCGACGTCGCGGCCGCGGTCAGCGGCAACTACCAGCTCGCGAAGGACGGCAAGGTGCCGGCCGACGTACCGGACGCCGACCTGGCGCCGCGGACCGCGGTCGGGTTCGACGCCGCGGGCGGCCGGATGATCCTGCTGACGGTCGACGGCCGGGCGACCGGTTCGCGCGGCCTGTCGCTGAAGGAAATGGGTCAGCTGATGATCAGCCTCGGTGCTGACGAAGCGCTCAACCTGGACGGCGGCGGCTCCTCGACGATGCTCGCCCGGACGCCGGGCAAGGCCGCGCCGGACGTCGTCAACAACCCGTCCGACGGCAACGAGCGACTCATCCCGAACGGCCTCGGCCTCCTCCCGGTGAAGGGCAGCGGCGCGCTGAAGGGCTTCCGCGTCGAGTCGGTCGGCACCTCCGCCGAGGGTCCCGACGCCGACATCTCCCGGAGTTCTCGCGTCCTCACCGGCCTCAGCCGGGTCCTCAAGGCCACCGGGTACGACGAGACGTACGCTCCCGCCATCGGTACGCCGTCCTGGTACGCCGGCAGCAACGTCCGCGTCGACCAGCAAGGCGTCGTGACCGGCCGCCGCGCGGGTGACGTGATCGTCACCGCCGCCCGCGGTACGGCGAACGGAAGGTTCCCGATGACCGTCCTCGGCACACCGACCCGCCTGGCGCCGAGCACCTGCCAGGTGTCGCTCGCGGACTCGAACGCCAAGGGCTTCTTCGAGGTCGACGGGTACGACGCCGACGGGTTCTCCACCTGGGTCGAGCCGCGCGACGTCAAGCTCAGCTACGACACCGCCAAGGTGCAGGTGGTTGCGAAAGGCAACGGGTTCGAAGTCAATGCCCTGGGCAACGATGCTGTGTCGACCGTGGTGACCGCGACGGTCGGCACCCTGAGCACGCAGCTCAGCGTCACGGCCGGTCTGGCGAGCACCGTGGTGGACGGCATGGACGACGTCACCAAGTGGGCGGCGAACGCCGTACCGGCCGGCGCCGCGACCGCGTCCCGGTCCGCCGCCGAGGGACATGACGGCGGGCAGGCGATCGCGCTCGACTACTCGCTGACCGGCAGCACGGCCACGCGCGCGGCGTACCTCTCGCAAACCCCGCAGCAGACGCTTCCCGGCCAGCCGCAGAAGCTCGGCGTGTGGGTGTACGGCGACGGCAAGGGCGCCTGGCTGCGGGCGAACGCGTACGACGCCGCGGGCGGTACGGCGCAGAGCCTCAACCTGGCCGCGGCGGTCGACTGGACCGGCTGGAAGTACGTCGAGGCGGACATCCCGCCGGGTCTGACCTACCCGCTGCGGTTCTGGCGGATCTATGTCGTGGAGACCTCGCCGACCCGGCAGTACTCGGGCCGGATCGTGATCGACGACCTGACCGTGCGCAGCGCGCCGCCGGTGACCATGGATCCGCCGGCCAAGGTGATCGATCCGATGGTGGTCACCGACGGGACCGTGACCACGAGCGGCCGCTGGCGGTTCGCGGTGATGTCGGACGCGCAGTTCACCGCCGACGACCCGAACTCGGACTACGTGAAGCAGGCCCGGCGGACGATCCGCGAGGCGCTCGCCCAGAAGCCCGACTTCCTGGTGATCAACGGCGACTTCGTCGACCGGGCGTTCGGGCCGGACATCGCGCTCGCCAAGCAGATCATCGACGAGGAGGTGGCCGGCAAGGTGCCGGTGCACTACGTGCCGGGCAACCACGAGACGTACGGCCCGGGCGACCTGTCCGAGTGGAAGAAGGTCTTCGGCAGTCCGACCAGCACGTTCGACCACAAGGGCACCCGGTTCGTGCTGCGGGACTCGTCGCTCGGCTCGCTGCGGGCCGGCGGGTTCGACCAGATCGCCGACCTGCGCAAGCAGCTCGGCTCGGCTGCCCAGGATCGCTCGATCCGGAACGTCGTGGTGATGGCTCACCACCCGATCGACGACCCCTCGCCGACGCAGAACTCGCAGCTCGGTGACCGGAAGGAAGCCGCGATGATCGTCCGGTGGCTCGCCGACTTCCGCAAGGCCACGGGCAAGGGCGCCGCGTACATGGCGGGGCACGCGGGGACCTTCGCAGCCACCCGCACCGACGGCGTACTGCTCCCGCTGACCGGCAACTCGGGCAAGAGCCCCGCAGCCGCACCGGACGCCGGCGGCTTCACCGGCTGGGCATTGGTGGGGATCTCGAAGTCGGCCGGGCAGCCCTGGTTCCAGGTAGAACTGCGCCCGCACGTCGACGCGCTCGAGCTGGCCGCCCCGACCACCATGCGCCGCAACCAGACCGCCACGGCCGCCGCGACCGTCATCCAGGACAACCGCCGCGTCCCGGTCTCGTTCCCGGTCTCGGCCGACTGGTGGGGCTCGGCCACGATGTACATCGGCCCGGTCAAGAGCGCCCCGTTCTGGGCTGTCGCCGCGTACGACCCGTCCACCGGCCAGCTGAGCGCCCTACGCCCGGGGAGCGCCCAACTGGGCGTAACCGTGAACGGCGTCTCCAAGAGCTCGACCATCCAGGTCGATTGGTAACGTCAGCGGAATGAACGACGTGGTGCTGCCGCAGCGGCTGCAGGAAGGTGACCGGGTTGCTGTGGTGGCGCCGTCGGGGCGCGTGGATGCTGGGCGGCTGGCGCGCGGGGTGGAGTACGTCCGGTCCTGGGGGCTCGAGGTGGACGTGATGCCGTCGGTGCTGGCCGGGCACGAGCGGTTCAAGTACCTGGCCGCCGACGACAAGGCACGGGCCGAGGACCTGCGGCACGCGTGGCTGGACCCGCAGTACGCCGCGGTGCTCTGTGCGCGGGGTGGGTACGGCGTGCAGCGGATGCTGGAGTACGTCGACTTCGACGAGCTGGTCGCCGTACCGAAGTGGTTCGTCGGGTTCAGCGACATCACCGCGCTGCACGAGCCGCTGAACGCACGTGGTCTGGTGACGCTGCACGGGCCGATGGCCGCGGCTGTAGAGCAGTTGGCCGTAGAAGAGGGGCGGGAGCGCCTGCGGGCGTTGCTGTTCGAGCCGGAGACCGTCACGGACCTCCTGCTGGGTGCTCGCACTCTTGTTGACGGTGTCGCGGAGGGCCTG harbors:
- a CDS encoding S66 peptidase family protein, with translation MNDVVLPQRLQEGDRVAVVAPSGRVDAGRLARGVEYVRSWGLEVDVMPSVLAGHERFKYLAADDKARAEDLRHAWLDPQYAAVLCARGGYGVQRMLEYVDFDELVAVPKWFVGFSDITALHEPLNARGLVTLHGPMAAAVEQLAVEEGRERLRALLFEPETVTDLLLGARTLVDGVAEGLLRGGNLAMLASSVGTPTYAPPAGVVVLEEINEEAYQADRLLTQLLRAGWFDQVTGLVIGDFSQGGDGLDDTIRERLEPLGVPMVEGAAIGHEPLNLAVPLGLPVRLDATAGTLTPGGLGGS
- a CDS encoding phosphodiester glycosidase family protein: MSLIRPLTTAIGVGGLLAGVLVSPAVARPGAAAIPDAAIAENGVLTSRSDSPVAPGVNYTSFERLDPKGWQRGDILDTDLSKHGVTVDLVNTGKVSGGQPLSRQLASKGAIAGVNGDFFDINDTNAPLGVGVESGKLVNAPAAGHNDTAVIGKDGLGRIAQLFLQGTATDGPTKLELTNLNSPAVNAGGIGLYTPEWGDAARTRTVDGLPTVREVILRDGVVVSSATTPATTPLAANEQALIGREAGAEALTALQVGDKVDVAYGLRPDAADVAAAVSGNYQLAKDGKVPADVPDADLAPRTAVGFDAAGGRMILLTVDGRATGSRGLSLKEMGQLMISLGADEALNLDGGGSSTMLARTPGKAAPDVVNNPSDGNERLIPNGLGLLPVKGSGALKGFRVESVGTSAEGPDADISRSSRVLTGLSRVLKATGYDETYAPAIGTPSWYAGSNVRVDQQGVVTGRRAGDVIVTAARGTANGRFPMTVLGTPTRLAPSTCQVSLADSNAKGFFEVDGYDADGFSTWVEPRDVKLSYDTAKVQVVAKGNGFEVNALGNDAVSTVVTATVGTLSTQLSVTAGLASTVVDGMDDVTKWAANAVPAGAATASRSAAEGHDGGQAIALDYSLTGSTATRAAYLSQTPQQTLPGQPQKLGVWVYGDGKGAWLRANAYDAAGGTAQSLNLAAAVDWTGWKYVEADIPPGLTYPLRFWRIYVVETSPTRQYSGRIVIDDLTVRSAPPVTMDPPAKVIDPMVVTDGTVTTSGRWRFAVMSDAQFTADDPNSDYVKQARRTIREALAQKPDFLVINGDFVDRAFGPDIALAKQIIDEEVAGKVPVHYVPGNHETYGPGDLSEWKKVFGSPTSTFDHKGTRFVLRDSSLGSLRAGGFDQIADLRKQLGSAAQDRSIRNVVVMAHHPIDDPSPTQNSQLGDRKEAAMIVRWLADFRKATGKGAAYMAGHAGTFAATRTDGVLLPLTGNSGKSPAAAPDAGGFTGWALVGISKSAGQPWFQVELRPHVDALELAAPTTMRRNQTATAAATVIQDNRRVPVSFPVSADWWGSATMYIGPVKSAPFWAVAAYDPSTGQLSALRPGSAQLGVTVNGVSKSSTIQVDW